One genomic window of Fusarium fujikuroi IMI 58289 draft genome, chromosome FFUJ_chr01 includes the following:
- a CDS encoding related to ADH3-alcohol dehydrogenase III: protein MGTFIVKILAAPIAPYTHLLHTGQLPQMNVQPPYVPNANAIGRIHAVGPDAVLAKPGDLVYVESTARARDDPDNVMIMIGHLGGAGKGGQKLMKAWRDGSLQQYQKVPLENIYPLDKHRLIGELGYDPAELLSIAYYCVPTGSLLEAADLKAGETVIVGPSGGNFGGLAVEIALTIGCNVVALGRSTSKLAEMQRKLNGNPRLKKVVMTGDSAADTASILAATPRGAGAEVYNDWSPGELKNPPFLNAALCALKPEGRVILSGGASETFTVPYAELVFRNLKLQGKWMCGRSTMLQLISIIEGGQLRIGRESGSEIRVFTLDEHNDATLFARENGGWRKYTVVAPNTW, encoded by the coding sequence ATGGGTACATTTATAGTCAAAATCCTTGCAGCGCCTATTGCTCCCTATACCCATCTGCTTCACACCGGCCAGCTTCCGCAGATGAATGTCCAGCCACCTTATGTCCCAAATGCCAACGCCATTGGACGCATCCACGCCGTTGGCCCAGACGCAGTACTTGCCAAGCCCGGCGATCTCGTCTATGTCGAGTCCACCGCCCGCGCCCGCGATGATCCCGACAACGTCATGATCATGATCGGGCACCTAGGCGGTGCAGGCAAAGGAGGCCAGAAGCTTATGAAGGCGTGGCGAGACGGCTCGTTGCAGCAGTACCAGAAAGTTCCACTCGAAAACATCTACCCCTTGGACAAGCACCGCCTGATTGGCGAGCTGGGCTATGACCCTGCTGAGCTGCTCTCTATTGCCTACTACTGTGTGCCCACCGGCTCGTTACTCGAGGCTGCTGATCTCAAAGCCGGTGAAACCGTCATCGTGGGGCCATCAGGCGGCAACTTTGGCGGTCTGGCGGTCGAGATCGCCCTTACTATCGGCTGCAATGTTGTTGCTCTTGGCCGTAGTACAAGCAAGCTAGCAGAAATGCAAAGAAAGCTCAACGGTAACCCGCGCCTCAAGAAAGTGGTCATGACGGGCGATAGCGCTGCCGATACGGCTTCAATCCTGGCCGCAACTCCTAGAGGCGCCGGTGCCGAGGTGTATAACGACTGGTCGCCTGGCGAGCTGAAGAACCCGCCCTTCCTTAACGCCGCTCTGTGCGCCTTGAAGCCTGAGGGCCGGGTGATCCTTAGTGGCGGAGCTAGCGAGACGTTTACAGTCCCGTATGCAGAGCTTGTTTTTAGGAACTTGAAGTTGCAAGGCAAGTGGATGTGTGGGCGGTCGACCATGTTGCAACTGATCAGCATAATTGAGGGTGGCCAGCTAAGGATTGGAAGAGAGAGCGGCAGCGAAATCAGAGTTTTTACTCTTGATGAGCATAATGATGCAACTTTGTTTGCGCGAGAGAATGGCGGCTGGAGGAAGTATACTGTTGTTGCACCTAATACTTGGTAA